The Zeugodacus cucurbitae isolate PBARC_wt_2022May chromosome 4, idZeuCucr1.2, whole genome shotgun sequence genome includes the window CCTCAGCTATATCAGtctacaattgttattgcgagtaatgcattttttacaattgtttactatttgtAACAACCTACCTCACCAAGCTTCTCAAGCATGCGTTTTTGTTTGGCTGCTAACTTCTTGTCCGTTTTCATTGCCGTCTTTTCGGCACCTTTACCTTTCTTCTTATTCTTATCCTTTTTACCCATAATTAATTggttaaatttaaatgtagaatttacttttgtttaatataattcTAAATGTTTTACTATAGTGATCTTAAGAATCAAAACACCGGTTGCACGTGTATATCACAGGGTTGCTATTTCATGCACTTTTAGCTAGGCAAGTGTACACAGTGGCCTAGAAAAAAATGTAACTAATAGTCTAATTGCTTTcgaatttttcttaataatattttttattaacaatttggcgagttttatatttgttttcattaaaatacaaacaattattACGAATTATGTCTCTCTTTTATCGTTTCTGTTCcatttttatatagttttgCAAATGGAGTGTTAatgtgttgccatattttttgattaaataagaatttttttcaaaaaactattgtttaaaaattgtatttaatacaTAGTCTCCCAAACTTTCTCGAAAACTGAACCAAAAACCTTTTCTGATTCTAGCATAGACACCAACCAATATCATATTGTCAACAGATGTCGCGATTTACTCATAAAACAATTGACCTTTCAAACATCTCCCACACTTGGATTAACTTTGTCCCATAGACTGGGTTAATGACAATCAATACATTCAAATGAAAAAGTCCactatttaaaaacatatttataaaaatatttatttaaattatacagCATTTGTATTTTTCATGGCTTTAGATAGCAATACATTTAAGTagtatacaagtatataattAAATCATATTACACATATACACAGAACATAAGTAAAAGTGGGCTTTATATTTCCGCTTATTTCCAAtatcacctacatacatatctacatagatTTCAATATTGTGGAACTTGCAAACTTCCACTGCTCGTTGAAGTTCGACCATTCATCGCCCAATTCGAATCGAAACCATAAGCACAATCCGAGTCCGAGTCCATTAATGTATCCGATGGCACTCGACCAATGGGCGCACGTTTTTGATTTGGCGTTGTTGGCATACTACTGTAGCCAGCAATTAGATTCGTACTGGAATTCGACGATGAGATGGAATCACGTGGTGAATCTGTTACAAGCGACGTGGTTACCGATGAGCGCATGGCCGGTGTGGTCATGGATTTTTGCCTCTTTTTTACAAGTGAATCCATATTTTTCGGTGGTGGCATAATTTCTTTGTCATCCTGCTCATCTTCATGTTGTTGTATATTATCAGCCGAACCCCACGATTTATGTAATTTCTCAAATTTCCTTTGTAAACTATTCATATTGACCGGAACGCTAGCCCGTGAGCCTATattatgctttttgttgttacttttattagtatttttgctGCTGCTAATCGCGTCAGTGCCTAAGGGTTTGGTCTTCATCATCATCGGATTCCGTGTCATACCAGCGGCAGGATGATGACGATGACTTTGCAGACGGTGTTGGTGAGACCGCTGGTGATGGCGACTGGCTGCTCCCGCTTGCGAGAGTGTGTGACCATTTCCCACTCCCAAGAAGTTGCTGAACGCTTCGGTTGTCTTCTTCACTCGGACATTCAAAGAACCAATCCGAAGGAACCCGGAATCTTTTTCGGCTGTTAAATAAAGCATAAggggaatatataaaaattgcaaaatagcttatttaaagtgaagaaaacaaattattaagaCGGC containing:
- the LOC105221041 gene encoding uncharacterized protein LOC105221041 translates to MQFGRADVFELLVNVYKANRDLTDWSGNKPLDYSKQSTSVSPSTFSKIKGKKKTAAEKDSGFLRIGSLNVRVKKTTEAFSNFLGVGNGHTLSQAGAASRHHQRSHQHRLQSHRHHPAAGMTRNPMMMKTKPLGTDAISSSKNTNKSNNKKHNIGSRASVPVNMNSLQRKFEKLHKSWGSADNIQQHEDEQDDKEIMPPPKNMDSLVKKRQKSMTTPAMRSSVTTSLVTDSPRDSISSSNSSTNLIAGYSSMPTTPNQKRAPIGRVPSDTLMDSDSDCAYGFDSNWAMNGRTSTSSGSLQVPQY